From the Candidatus Woesearchaeota archaeon genome, one window contains:
- the nth gene encoding endonuclease III: MQQKHAASSKYAAKENAAKIMQILTKEYGVPRTSLHYSNVLQLLISTILSAQCTDTRVDMVTPALFKRYKTAEDFAKADTIKLEKIIRSTGFYHAKARHIIESSKMIVNNFHSKVPDTMENLLSLSGVGRKTANLVLSEGYGKLVGIVVDTHVTRLSYRLGLTKEKDAVKIEKDLMKIFSRKDWRAISHFLVFHGRAVCNARSPKCSACSLNKVCPKMGV, encoded by the coding sequence ATGCAGCAAAAACACGCAGCATCTTCAAAATATGCAGCAAAGGAGAATGCAGCAAAGATAATGCAGATTCTCACAAAGGAATACGGAGTTCCAAGGACGAGCCTGCATTATTCAAATGTGCTCCAATTGCTCATTTCAACAATACTCTCTGCGCAGTGCACTGACACACGAGTTGATATGGTTACGCCTGCGCTTTTCAAAAGATACAAGACAGCAGAGGATTTCGCAAAGGCAGATACAATTAAGCTTGAGAAAATAATCCGAAGCACAGGATTTTACCACGCAAAAGCCAGGCACATAATTGAATCCTCAAAGATGATTGTAAATAACTTCCATTCAAAAGTTCCTGACACAATGGAGAACCTTCTCTCGCTTTCAGGAGTTGGAAGGAAGACTGCAAACCTGGTTCTTTCAGAGGGGTATGGAAAGCTTGTGGGAATTGTTGTTGACACTCATGTTACAAGGCTTTCATATAGACTAGGGCTCACAAAAGAGAAGGATGCTGTAAAAATTGAAAAGGACTTGATGAAAATATTTTCCCGGAAAGACTGGCGGGCAATCTCGCACTTTCTTGTGTTCCACGGAAGAGCAGTTTGCAATGCAAGAAGCCCGAAATGCAGCGCCTGCTCCCTGAATAAAGTGTGCCCTAAGATGGGGGTTTAG